Proteins co-encoded in one Sulfurospirillum arsenophilum NBRC 109478 genomic window:
- a CDS encoding 4Fe-4S dicluster domain-containing protein: MGLITAPSNTPVWVNVSRCKACDICVSMCPAGVLGMVQAPNSTLGSMIEVVVPEACIGCRDCELHCPDFAIYVADKSEFKFAKLSETSKERAEKVKQNKFKKLSA; the protein is encoded by the coding sequence ATGGGTTTAATCACCGCTCCAAGTAATACACCGGTATGGGTTAACGTCTCTAGGTGTAAAGCTTGTGATATTTGTGTCAGTATGTGTCCAGCAGGTGTCTTAGGTATGGTTCAAGCACCAAATTCGACATTAGGATCTATGATAGAGGTTGTTGTTCCAGAGGCCTGTATTGGATGTAGGGATTGTGAATTGCATTGTCCTGATTTTGCTATTTACGTAGCAGATAAAAGTGAATTTAAATTTGCGAAACTTTCAGAAACTTCTAAAGAGAGAGCTGAAAAAGTGAAACAAAATAAATTTAAAAAACTGAGCGCATAA